The following are from one region of the Tachysurus fulvidraco isolate hzauxx_2018 chromosome 15, HZAU_PFXX_2.0, whole genome shotgun sequence genome:
- the LOC113638099 gene encoding retinoic acid-induced protein 1 isoform X2 → MQICYTIPVCLGQKDNNDKMKESSRRSIRHSSLANMHQPPPPLLESLRSPLAEAMQSFRERGGFQGNQRCYQQEPHELSRLENYRHHSQTAQGYEVHSLSAAGMPTAGTSSKDCYGQQPYPSYGSSSGQSKKPYRGGKAPSQQLQAGYSSHINSGYSSQYMSEGHLQQKWDESGQISQYEQDIVGHLEPGASGSSQYLEQNMLAISHSQCHLPSQPSAPVYTSPHQQGHPPNPTASPIMYSQSHIHFPQHSQPPSSTSSSYMEKCNPIPHGYKSGWPPNAQYSRQMGNHTSLKQSGYRPQNNYGYQQPPSRAGFEQASLQGMSGTPESLQKFPHYNQPQQNYCITDISVRSPEQYYQNCSPSSSHSPARSVGRSPSYSSTPSPLMPNPDTFQYGQPINPSSSSVNLQDPNMLMPPHTHPSPSVNHQSQSYSSSMKERFSEKLFSNPSLWSLNALTSQVENISNNVQQLLLSEALMANKKGNKRNQPKKGEEYRGHLKAVEDSSCPDSQHTPLPSDSYSAPRSMPSDLLEVGYSSSTEDQMERNYYYFGQGKGPTNASAQSQLSLDTVSTCSMNSTDDMSVRSGDSDRSIQSAASEDNLSCETRVQKVPFGEEQHSSLRTIRNERSPISITAPSPMKQESNSPIGIKQCENTPKENFEESAWTERINDEKETGKMKLPKELKCKGEVFEATDKRQEWLEEEKCPSFFHKLNKEVSNESYSYETEDNIYQKLKNKYEIEEEDFVGKFCDTTSKGNENSEIKSEMFKSESQNNGDDPITESPAISNDLPEPSLYLPRKEESPETPHFTSECEFSEERLLTSERQNDIFDEQQSALSYSVTEEREKGSLASSEDVINNKAKLEESSTEACNNQGDTTSGPLCVVNTEIAETPAQDIGHRSSERTSVTCDIAHQSHPVRSGFSALNEKTTQNQVRDHIDHSDAKVLEPDSPQLPGKSIISSAPSWADTPPSPQKGDEDVEPGISCPSATKPEPMSPSSHPRLLGRKHARGRRRLIHSNAGMRNVERDGASPSPQKPSMLSINSAIFSDQMEAVQLDIISQTPKLLTEGIPSRMCTRSLGSQNTPKVCSQERRKPGPKSSSKPGPKPGPKPGTKPGLKPSSKPVFKPGPKQGLKPATKPGPKQSPKPGAKPSLRPGPKPNSKTGPKPGAVPSAKPSQKHGLKPAAIPVLKPGPKPGLKPIEGVIPKGPGRPKGLTSRIKSIKYENNIDAITEHIEDTSCMSESPEQQEHTAVSLETVVGTTLHTSIDSTIGSTLDTALDASFVNSVAKDQKSMVLRSRKQTREQLTDVKEKERETSTEARAIKPTELHIQNVSAAQPCENLTSALKSPSPEDIRTDSLSQLNEQIVSVSIKRKSSLQAPDSVKKKKGLKVSQTKTQEPQSHELVVEAQGSKGRRKRGHKLEPSVCRTLTKDNLPLEDINDTPCVPPQCPTKTKYLPPRKGRGLKYEAMVQKITSPASKKQPLNIQPDVVIEELAPKPSQELQVTEKRKAVNITMMTTEKGESTVSIDEIPDTVCIQTPRKKRRKWATVESTDTPDIALETGSLIINTPRLAKQRAIKNNHEMHLKQRKKRRKGTELAKNVPIVETHEQTDVFISPPASPLSSPPTSLFSNTEEKTQGEQLSIEIGSTVIKSKRGRRPSLKKKQEDFSQHIGNEERQKVKKKPGPKKKIQQNNNSTLKVTVKGLKAKVKFKKECVPIVKGILTDCIKTNDSKHSFKPYVHIDRSKKLASLCTIINKPEEEHLLVQIRKKNLEKNKTIPNSSAMLQGPLVNRSLTDRCLICCLCGKPSNYRELGDLCGPYYPENTIPRKTLSLTYHEDFRQNRDREQDKVAMCTSEQINDMKREGEKDLLQEGTSEGDCRQVTRERRAQLKSRLGLQARFKRLQLLQGRAGGGDPPAGEEGSYSVLQRLQLEAEVNEHWAHESCTVWTSGVILIAGKLYGLKEAAQESTLTKCSKCQTEGASISCSWKSCIHKYHYVCAKETGCIFDEENFLIKCPKHQAM, encoded by the exons ATGCAGATTTGTTACACAATACCCGTTTGTTTGGGTCAGAAGGATAATAACGACAAGATGAAAG AATCTTCCAGGAGATCAATCCGTCACAGCTCATTAGCGAACATGCatcaacccccacccccactccTTGAATCTCTGAG GAGCCCCCTAGCTGAAGCCATGCAGTCCTTCAGAGAGCGGGGTGGTTTCCAGGGCAACCAGCGCTGCTACCAGCAGGAACCCCATGAATTATCTCGCCTTGAGAATTACCGACATCATAGCCAGACCGCACAAGGCTATGAGGTGCACTCTCTTTCTGCTGCAGGAATGCCAACAGCAGGAACAAGCTCTAAGGACTGTTATGGGCAGCAACCCTACCCCAGCTATGGCAGCAGTTCAGGTCAGAGCAAGAAACCATACAGAGGAGGAAAAGCTCCAAGCCAGCAGCTGCAGGCTGGTTACAGTAGCCACATAAATTCTGGATACTCGTCCCAGTACATGAGTGAGGGACACTTGCAGCAAAAGTGGGATGAATCTGGTCAAATATCTCAGTATGAACAGGATATTGTGGGTCATCTTGAGCCTGGGGCAAGTGGCTCATCCCAGTACCTTGAGCAGAACATGCTAGCTATTTCTCATAGCCAGTGCCATCTCCCCTCCCAACCGTCTGCTCCCGTCTATACAAGCCCCCATCAGCAAGGTCATCCTCCCAATCCTACTGCATCTCCGATAATGTACTCACAGAGCCACATCCATTTCCCTCAACACTCCCAACCACCTTCTTCCACCTCATCGTCTTACATGGAGAAATGCAATCCGATTCCACATGGCTACAAAAGTGGATGGCCACCTAATGCTCAGTATTCAAGGCAGATGGGTAATCACACTAGTCTGAAGCAGAGTGGCTATCGGCCACAGAATAATTATGGCTATCAACAACCTCCTTCAAGAGCTGGATTTGAACAGGCTTCCTTGCAGGGAATGTCAGGTACACCAGAGAGTCTTCAAAAATTTCCACATTATAACCAGCCCCAACAAAACTACTGTATAACAGATATTTCTGTGAGGTCACCTGAACAGTATTACCAGAACTGCAGTCCGAGCTCCAGCCACTCACCTGCAAGGTCTGTGGGCAGGTCACCTTCATATAGCTCCACACCATCTCCCTTAATGCCCAATCCTGACACATTCCAGTATGGCCAACCAATTAacccttcctcttcttctgtgAATTTGCAAGATCCAAACATGTTAATgccaccacacacccacccatccCCAAGTGTTAATCACCAGTCTCAGAGCTACTCAAGCTCTATGAAGGAACGTTTTTCTGAGAAGCTTTTTTCTAACCCGAGCTTGTGGAGCCTCAATGCTCTGACATCTCAGGTAGAGAACATTTCCAACAATGTCCAGCAGTTATTGCTCTCAGAAGCTCTTATGGCcaacaaaaaaggtaacaaGCGAAACCAGCCAAAAAAGGGAGAGGAATACAGAGGCCATTTAAAGGCAGTGGAGGACTCTTCATGTCCTGATAGCCAACATACTCCTCTTCCCAGCGACTCTTATAGCGCCCCAAGATCTATGCCATCTGATCTTCTAGAAGTAGGATACTCTAGCAGCACTGAAGATCAGATGGAACGTAACTACTACTACTTTGGTCAGGGCAAAGGTCCAACAAATGCTTCAGCACAGTCTCAACTGAGTCTGGACACAGTTTCTACCTGCTCCATGAACTCAACAGATGATATGTCTGTCAGGTCGGGTGACTCAGATCGGAGTATACAGAGTGCAGCCTCTGAAGATAATCTTAGCTGTGAGACTAGGGTACAGAAAGTGCCATTTGGAGAAGAGCAGCACAGTTCTCTCAGAACCATTAGAAACGAAAGGTCTCCTATTAGCATAACAGCCCCAAGCCCTATGAAGCAGGAGAGTAATTCTCCAATAGGCATAAAGCAGTGTGAAAATACTCCGAAGGAGAATTTTGAGGAATCTGCCTGGACTGAGAGGATAAATGATGAAAAAGAAACTGGGAAAATGAAACTGCCCAAAGAACTTAAGTGCAAAGGAGAAGTTTTTGAGGCTACTGATAAACGACAGGAGTGGTTAGAGGAGGAGAAGTGCCCCTCCTTTTTTCATAAGTTAAATAAAGAAGTGTCAAATGAAAGCTATTCTTATGAAACAGAAGATAACATCTATcaaaaacttaaaaacaaatatgaaataGAGGAAGAAGACTTTGTTGGGAAATTTTGTGACACCACTAGCAAAGGAAATGAAAATTCAGAAATTAAATCTGAAATGTTCAAATCAGAATCACAGAACAATGGTGACGATCCTATAACAGAATCACCAGCCATTTCAAATGATCTACCTGAGCCTAGTTTATATTTGCCAAGGAAAGAGGAAAGCCCAGAGACACCTCATTTCACCTCTGAGTGTGAATTTTCAGAGGAAAGACTGTTAACTTCTGAGAGACAGAATGATATCTTTGATGAGCAACAATCTGCTCTATCATATTCGGTCactgaagaaagagagaaaggaagtcTGGCATCCAGTGAAGATGTGattaataataaagcaaaactAGAAGAGTCCTCTACTGAGGCCTGTAATAATCAAGGGGACACAACAAGTGGACCACTTTGTGTGGTCAACACTGAAATAGCCGAGACCCCTGCCCAAGACATAGGTCACCGAAGCAGTGAAAGGACATCAGTCACATGTGACATTGCACATCAGTCTCACCCTGTCAGGAGTGGATTCTCAGCTCTCAATGAGAAAACAACACAGAATCAGGTGAGGGATCACATTGATCACAGTGATGCAAAGGTGCTGGAGCCTGACTCCCCTCAGTTGCCAGGCAAGTCAATAATATCTTCTGCACCATCTTGGGCTGATACTCCACCCTCTCCACAGAAAGGTGATGAGGATGTAGAACCAGGTATAAGCTGTCCCAGTGCAACAAAACCAGAGCCCATGTCTCCTTCTTCACATCCAAGACTATTGGGCAGAAAGCATGCACGAGGTAGGAGAAGATTAATTCATTCAAATGCAGGGATGAGGAATGTAGAGAGGGATGGGGCTTCACCATCTCCTCAAAAGCCCAGCATGCTCTCAATTAACAGTGCCATCTTCTCTGATCAGATGGAGGCTGTTCAGCTGGACATTATCAGTCAAACACCAAAACTTCTAACGGAAGGCATACCATCCCGTATGTGTACTCGCTCTTTAGGGTCACAAAATACCCCAAAGGTGTGTTCTCAAGAGAGAAGAAAACCAGGTCCAAAGTCCAGTTCAAAACCTGGTCCAAAACCAGGACCAAAACCTGGCACAAAGCCTGGCCTAAAACCTAGTTCAAAGCCTGTTTTTAAACCAGGTCCAAAACAAGGCCTAAAACCTGCAACAAAACCAGGCCCAAAGCAGAGTCCCAAACCTGGTGCAAAGCCGTCTTTGAGGCCTGGTCCAAAACCGAACTCAAAAACTGGTCCAAAACCAGGGGCTGTGCCAAGTGCAAAACCAAGTCAAAAGCATGGTTTAAAGCCTGCTGCTATACCTGTTCTGAAACCTGGTCCAAAACCTGGTTTAAAGCCTATAGAAGGAGTAATCCCTAAGGGCCCTGGTCGGCCAAAAGGACTCACCTCCAGGATCAAAtcaattaaatatgaaaataatatagATGCTATCACAGAACATATCGAAGATACCAGCTGCATGAGTGAAAGTCCTGAACAACAAGAACACACTGCAGTCAGTCTGGAAACTGTTGTTGGTACTACTTTGCACACTTCAATTGACAGCACAATAGGTTCCACTTTGGACACTGCTTTGGATGCTTCTTTTGTAAATTCTGTAGCAAAAGATCAAAAGTCCATGGTATTAAGATCTCGGAAACAAACACGCGAACAGTTAACAGATGtcaaggagaaagagagagagacatcaacTGAGGCAAGAGCAATAAAGCCCACTGAGTTACATATACAGAACGTGTCTGCTGCTCAGCCCTGTGAGAACCTAACATCAGCGTTAAAATCGCCCAGCCCTGAGGATATCCGCACAGATTCACTTAGTCAACTCAATGAGCAAATTGTGTCAGTTTCAATCAAGAGAAAATCTAGTTTACAAGCCCCAGACTCAgtcaagaaaaagaaaggcCTGAAAGTAagtcaaacaaaaacacaggaacCGCAGTCACATGAGTTAGTAGTAGAAGCCCAAGGTTCAAAGGGAAGACGAAAACGAGGCCATAAATTAGAACCATCTGTTTGCAGAACCTTGACCAAAGATAACCTTCCCTTAGAAGATATCAACGACACACCTTGTGTGCCTCCTCAGTGTCCTACTAAAACAAAATATCTGCCTCCTAGGAAAGGCAGAGGACTTAAATATGAAGCAATGGTTCAGAAAATCACATCCCCAGCATCCAAAAAACAGCCTCTAAATATCCAACCAGATGTTGTGATAGAAGAATTAGCACCAAAGCCATCACAAGAACTGCAGgtaacagaaaaaagaaaggcagTAAACATTACAATGATGACAACAGAAAAGGGTGAGAGTACAGTAAGCATTGATGAGATTCCAGACACAGTTTGTATCCAAACTCCTCGAAAGAAGCGCAGAAAGTGGGCCACAGTGGAGAGCACTGACACACCAGATATAGCACTGGAGACCGGGAGTCTCATTATCAACACACCAAGGCTAGCCAAACAGAGAGCCATTAAAAATAACCATGAGATGCATCTGAAGCAACGGAAAAAGAGACGAAAAGGCACCGAGCTTGCAAAGAATGTGCCAATTGTGGAAACACATGAacagactgatgtattcatctCTCCTCCAGCATCTCCACTGTCGTCACCTCCAACTTCTCTTTTTTCAAACACAGAAGAGAAGACACAGGGTGAACAGCTTTCAATAGAAATAGGCTCAACGGTAATTAAATCGAAAAGAGGCAGGCGGCCATCacttaaaaagaaacaagaagacTTCAGTCAGCATATAGGAAATGAAGAACGTCAAAAGGTCAAAAAAAAGCCTGggccaaaaaaaaagatccaacAGAATAACAACAGTACCCTCAAGGTCACTGTGAAGGGACTCAAGGCCAAGGTAAAATTCAAAAAAGAGTGTGTTCCTATTGTAAAAGGGATATTGACagattgtataaaaacaaatgacagCAAGCATTCTTTTAAACCATACGTACATATCGACAGGTCCAAAAAGCTCGCTTCCCTTTGCACAATCATAAACAAACCGGAGGAAGAACATCTGCTCGTCCAGATAAGAAAAAAGAActtagaaaaaaacaagacaatacCAAACTCATCAGCGATGCTTCAGGGCCCCTTAGTTAACAGAAGCCTAACTGACAGGTGTCTAATATGCTGCTTGTGTGGAAAGCCATCAAATTACAGAGAGCTTGGGGATTTGTGTGGCCCATACTACCCTGAGAATACTATACCACGGAAAACACTGTCTTTAACATACCACGAAGACTTCAggcaaaacagagacagagagcaagacaaGGTGGCCATGTGCACTTCTGAGCAAATCAATGACatgaagagagagggggaaaaagacTTACTTCAAGAGGGGACAAGTGAAGGAGATTGCAGGCAGGTGACGAGGGAAAGAAGGGCACAACTTAAAAGTCGTCTCGGCTTGCAGGCAAGGTTTAAAAGACTCCAGCTGTTGCAAGGGAGAGCTGGGGGAGGAGATCCCCCTGCTGGTGAGGAGGGCTCTTACTCTGTTCTGCAGAGGTTACAGCTGGAGGCTGAGGTTAATGAGCACTGGGCACATGAGTCCTGCACTGTCTGGACCAGTGGTGTGATTCTAATCGCAGGCAAACTTTACGGACTGAAGGAAGCTGCACAGGAATCTACGCTCACA AAATGCTCTAAGTGCCAGACTGAAGGAGCCTCCATCAGCTGTAGCTGGAAGAGCTGTATTCATAAATACCACTATGTCTGCGCCAAAGAGACAG gcTGCATATTCGATGAAGAAAATTTCTTGATAAAATGTCCAAAACACCAG